The stretch of DNA GAATTACCGGTGGAGTGAACGGCTGCCACAAGAGATAGTGCTGATTTTTATATTTAAATGCGCTGGTCTTTTGATTCTCGAATATTCCCTGGAGTTTATCCTGTAAATCGACATCATTATCAACTATCGTTTGTCTGGATGGAATGAGTTCTCGTTCAACTCGTACTGTTTGGCCTGTATCAAGTGATAGTTTCACCATGAGTTTGCGATTGTCGCTCATTTGACCCAACAGATCCTGATAGAATTGTTGCATACTTCGGGTGAATGGTTCGACCAGCACCTTTAGGGTTCCACCACACAGACCGATATCGTCGTTGACATCGTGCCCCGTCATATCAAAATTGAAAAGTCGGGAATCAGACCTTTCCATGAGATCTTTGGCTGCTTTAATCACCTTAAGTTCCATGGAGCCACCACCGATAGTGCCCAAGATCGATCCATTCCCCAGAACCAGCATCAAGGGGTAATCTTTGCGAGGAACTGAGCCTTTCCACTCTACTACTGAACAAAGAACGGCTTTTTGTTTACCAGAATGGTTTGACCATTGTTTCAGAAGGTGCTTAAGCACGGGATTGAGCTTTTAGATAAAGCACAATAGCTTCAAAAACACCAGAGGCGATGGCTCTGGCTTTCTCAGAAATATGCAAATATTCAACTGAAGCCCCCCGGGGATCCACATCACCGATCTTCATCCCTTTTATGACTGGCGTATGGTGCGAAATCAATCCGCGAACAATCCCATCCAGTGGAGCAAGAATGGATATGGAGTTATCGATA from Candidatus Neomarinimicrobiota bacterium encodes:
- a CDS encoding XdhC family protein, yielding MLKHLLKQWSNHSGKQKAVLCSVVEWKGSVPRKDYPLMLVLGNGSILGTIGGGSMELKVIKAAKDLMERSDSRLFNFDMTGHDVNDDIGLCGGTLKVLVEPFTRSMQQFYQDLLGQMSDNRKLMVKLSLDTGQTVRVERELIPSRQTIVDNDVDLQDKLQGIFENQKTSAFKYKNQHYLLWQPFTPPVIHIFGAGHVGQSVANLAHFNDLQVTIYDDREKLMTSARFPHAQRVSLEFPINWKDVPKIPEQDFVLIASREHKHDHELLMGILKHPPVYVGLVSSARKWRILSQSLLGEGTPGEAIARVHAPVGLNIQAQTVPEIAISIMSEIVGFYRGADL